The Fusarium keratoplasticum isolate Fu6.1 chromosome 8, whole genome shotgun sequence genome includes a region encoding these proteins:
- a CDS encoding Rho-GAP domain-containing protein, whose protein sequence is MDQPSPSVSLGRDSPPDAPRSLLMPSRSVRSLQGPISRADRGPTLHTSRTWTTSSGDHGIMSDTDEWEDRASFVQEYNRLATKHGVRILVIEDFDFRNSTNQPTSPRKPSWLRRILRSVSNQPTSMKSPAHQLPRHKRSVSDFAHSLLHRNESPKRLDLQTMVRICGKSTLYLPAEYAPSALILPTSIRATAHYLSQNAPTRGIFRIPGSIRVVNTLYDYYCCIEHGNVGITGTVRCPTLPTHVHASVNDVASTFKRLLSVIPGGILGSLSLFDAFVAVNSQLQGDPELTRTKQSRVRARLIALAVATVESQFRRELICAVFGLLSLIGRHAETTPREDESGRPLPTTDLMGYNALGIVFGPLLLGDMLEHYTMKLATPKSGLLVLPLRSPKLHKDRRRGRTSETKDTRPPTVDKIHIANTIAEMLISNWRDVVRQMKSLDVHRQEELPNPGRQHEPLPSSQSNFVLTKPQGWDQTWSSGHEEIPREGSPSLATPTPGVSRQRSRSHSSPRSTRLVTRSSVGILSPTVEETSPDDGSSRDAKSLTRHLVPGKEKDGTPCRRPGHVNTSSRPESMPPLVQRAGSTRSRETGETLADILSGKMEEPTLLGFSRRSSLPSRLQSKQRPDTTNTSKFKPPKASKDVPIERKNAIRRKKNPAKDKHRKKSDHQAIAVEWPETTTESSTGTDFRDSQSIHLEFSSEQEALEAAIKAHAEEMKQLEALDAAEQQRNSVASRHTERQGLPDIKMGEPIQNGENTYFASNVVTQRDSKAPADHASLVPTPREFYSPMQTPLTLTEENVSCHGVSSPEVLRAA, encoded by the exons ATGGATCAGCCTTCTCCCTCAGTTTCTCTGGGCCGTGACTCTCCTCCAGATGCTCCCCGGAGTCTAttgatgccgtcaaggagtGTCCGGTCTCTTCAAGGTCCTATATCCCGGGCGGATCGAGGACCGACATTGCATACCAGCAGGACTTGGACGACGAGTAGTGGCGATCATGGTATCATGAGTGATACAGATGAATGGGAAGATCGCGCATCGTTTGTCCAAGAGTACAATCGCCTCGCGACCAAG CACGGAGTAAGGATCTTGGTCATTGAGGACTTTGACTTTCGGAATTCT ACAAATCAGCCTACAAGCCCTCGCAAACCATCATGGCTCCGGCGCATCCTACGGTCCGTCTCTAATCAGCCTACGTCGATGAAGTCACCGGCCCATCAACTTCCCCGTCACAAGCGAAGCGTCTCGGACTTTGCCCACAGTCTGCTACACCGCAACGAATCCCCCAAGAGGCTTGATCTCCAGACAATGGTGCGAATCTGTGGCAAGAGTACGCTCTATCTCCCGGCCGAATACGCCCCATCTGCTCTCATCCTACCGACCAGCATCCGTGCTACTGCGCATTACCTCTCTCAAAATGCTCCGACTCGAGGCATCTTTCGAATTCCGGGATCCATCCGGGTTGTCAACACCTTATACGACTATTACTGTTGCATAGAACATGGCAATGTTGGCATCACCGGCACTGTCCGATGTCCTACACTGCCAACACATGTTCATGCTTCTGTCAACGATGTCGCTTCAACCTTCAAACGTCTTCTCTCAGTAATACCTGGCGGTATCCTGGGATCGCTGTCTCTCTTTGATGCTTTTGTTGCCGTCAATTCCCAGCTCCAAGGAGATCCCGAGCTCACTCGCACGAAACAGTCCAGGGTACGGGCACGGCTCATTGCCCTGGCCGTCGCAACAGTTGAGTCGCAGTTTCGAAGAGAGCTCATCTGCGCTGTATTTGGGTTGCTCAGCTTGATTGGACGACACGCCGAGACTACGCCAAGGGAGGATGAATCAGGACGCCCACTGCCGACTACAGACTTGATGGGATACAATGCGCTTGGCATCGTCTTTGGGCCACTGCTATTGGGAGACATGCTGGAACACTACACCATGAAACTAGCCACCCCGAAATCAGGACTATTGGTGCTTCCCCTGAGATCCCCCAAACTACACAAGGACCGTCGCAGAGGAAGGACATCCGAGACTAAGGACACACGCCCTCCCACGGTAGACAAGATCCACATTGCAAATACTATTGCAGAGATGCTCATCTCCAACTGGCGGGATGTGGTGCGGCAGATGAAGTCTTTGGACGTTCATCGACAAGAAGAGTTGCCCAACCCTGGCCGGCAACACGAGCCTTTGCCATCATCTCAGTCCAACTTCGTCCTCACCAAACCTCAAGGCTGGGATCAGACCTGGAGCAGCGGACACGAAGAGATACCTAGAGAGGGAAGTCCAAGTTTGGCAACGCCGACTCCCGGAGTATCAAGACAACGGTCGAGGAGCCACAGCAGTCCAAGATCGACGAGACTTGTTACGCGATCTAGCGTCGGTATTCTCAGTCCGACTGTCGAAGAGACCAGCCCAGATGATGGTAGTTCTCGAGATGCAAAGAGCCTGACCAGACACCTTGTCCCTGGTaaagagaaggatggcaCGCCCTGCCGTCGACCTGGGCATGTCAACACCTCGTCGAGACCAGAATCCATGCCACCTCTTGTGCAGAGAGCCGGCTCTACTAGATCTAGAGAGACTGGGGAGACCCTAGCAGATATTCTGAGTggcaagatggaggagccGACACtgttgggcttctcgagaaGGTCTAGCTTGCCTTCTCGCCTGCAATCGAAGCAAAGACCGGATACCACGAATAcctccaagttcaagccCCCCAAAGCATCCAAGGATGTTCCCATTGAGCGAAAGAATGCTATACGAAGGAAGAAGAACCCAGCAAAAGATAAACATCGAAAGAAATCTGATCATCAAGCAATTGCTGTCGAGTGGCCAGAGACAACTACCGAATCATCAACAGGGACAGACTTTCGCGACTCTCAATCTATTCATCTCGAGTTCTCTTCAGAACAAGAGGCCCTGGAGGCAGCGATTAAAGCTCAtgccgaggagatgaagcAGTTGGAGGCGTTGGATGCAGCAGAGCAGCAAAGAAACTCTGTTGCCAGTCGCCACACTGAGAGGCAAGGACTTCCGGACATAAAGATGGGAGAGCCCATTCAGAACGGTGAGAACACTTACTTTGCCTCCAATGTGGTTACACAACGAGACAGCAAAGCACCTGCGGACCATGCTTCCCTTGTACCAACGCCGAGGGAGTTTTACTCGCCAATGCAAACACCTCTCACTCTAACCGAAGAGAATGTTTCGTGTCATGGGGTGTCTTCTCCCGAGGTTCTTAGAGCGGCCTAG
- a CDS encoding IF3-C domain-containing protein yields the protein MSSFSCLQSSRRALYRVFVSPHEALTRQLLPAAGATLSPIRQNRLFSASPTQLKAVRAASEPTIVDPDERGFDRRYMTQQDFVKSGRDRLPQDFEITDPKIMVFDNGNFDGPLLTRHVMSRIDPSESLRMIQPYVPADKKENKPVQYAVCKVVNKKEEYERLREKKERARVSKQTTAKSKELELSWGIGEHDLSTKLRQLEQFLSKGMKVEIILGYKKKSQKRVDEAAAADVLTKLKKGIEEVGAREYKAQSGDVGRTLRLYVEGKAK from the coding sequence atgagcagcttctcgtGCCTTCAGAGCTCCCGCAGAGCTCTCTACCGGGTCTTTGTCTCCCCGCATGAAGCCCTCACCCGCCAGCTCCTCCCAGCAGCTGGAGCTACACTCTCGCCAATCCGTCAGAACCGCCTCTTCTCAGCTTCTCCTACTCAATTGAAAGCTGTGCGCGCCGCCTCCGAGCCCACAATCGTCGACCCCGATGAGCGAGGCTTCGACCGTCGGTACATGACCCAGCAGGACTTTGTCAAGTCTGGTCGCGACCGTCTCCCGCAGGACTTTGAGATCACGGACCCCAAGATCATGGTCTTTGACAATGGAAACTTTGACGGGCCCCTGCTCACGCGGCACGTCATGAGCCGCATCGACCCCTCCGAGTCGCTCCGCATGATTCAGCCCTACGTCCCCGCCGACAAAAAGGAGAACAAGCCCGTGCAGTACGCCGTGTGCAAGGTGgtcaacaagaaggaggagtaCGAGCGTCTGCgcgagaagaaagagagagcaCGCGTGTCTAAGCAGACTACCGCAAAGagcaaggagctcgagctcAGCTGGGGTATCGGAGAGCACGACCTGTCGACCAAGCTGCGACAGCTAGAGCAGTTTCTCAGCAAAGGGATGAAGGTCGAGATCATCCTCGGGTACAAGAAGAAGTCACAGAAGAGAGTCGACGAGGCGGCTGCAGCTGACGTGCTGACCAAACTGAAGAAGGGGATTGAGGAAGTTGGTGCGAGGGAGTACAAGGCTCAGAGCGGAGACGTGGGACGGACACTACGATTGTATGTTGAAGGCAAGGCCAAATAG
- a CDS encoding Vacuolar protein 8: MGICSSSCCGGRSRDGLYEPVLADSEREAVADLLQYLENRGETDFFSGEPLRALSTLVFSENIDLQRSASLTFAEITERDVREVDRDTLEPILFLLQSPDIEVQRAASAALGNLAVDTENKVLIVQRGGLTPLIRQMMSPNVEVQCNAVGCITNLATHEENKAKIARSGALGPLTRLAKSRDMRVQRNATGALLNMTHSDENRQQLVNAGAIPVLVQLLSSPDVDVQYYCTTALSNIAVDASNRRKLAQTEPKLVQSLVNLMDSTSPKVQCQAALALRNLASDEKYQLDIVRANGLHPLLRLLQSSYLPLILSAVACIRNISIHPMNESPIIETNFLKPLVDLLGSTDNEEIQCHAISTLRNLAASSDRNKALVLDAGAVQKCKQLVLDVPVTVQSEMTAAIAVLALSDDLKSHLLNLGVCAVLIPLTHSPSIEVQGNSAAALGNLSSKVGDYSIFVQNWTEPQGGIHGYLCRFLQSGDATFQHIAVWTLLQLFESEDKTLIGLIGKAEDIIEHIRNIANRQIEPSDEFEDEDEGEVVNLAQRCLELLGQSMSKAHIEG, encoded by the exons ATGGGTATCTGCAGCTCGTCTTGCTGCGGAG GACGGTCCCGCGATGGCCTTTACGAACCCGTCCTTGCCGACAGTGAGCGGGAGGCTGTGGCCGACCTGCTTCAGTACCTCGAAAAC CGCGGCGAGACCGACTTCTTCTCCGGCGAACCCCTTCGTGCCTTGAGTACCTTGGTCTTTTCTGAAAACATCGACCTTCAACGTAGTGCCAGCTTGACATTCGCCGAGATCACCGAACGAG ATGTTCGTGAGGTCGACCGCGATACCCTCGAACCaattctcttcctcctccagagccCCGATATCGAAGTCCAACGAGCAGCCAGTGCCGCCCTAGGGAACCTGGCCGTAGACA CCGAGAACAAGGTTCTCATTGTACAACGCGGTGGTTTGACTCCGTTGATTCGCCAGATGATGTCTCCCAATGTCGAGGTCCAGTGCAATGCTGTGGGATGTATCACGAATCTGGCTACCcacgaggagaacaaggccaagattgccCGCTCCGGCGCTCTGGGTCCGTTGACGAGGTTGGCCAAGTCCCGGGATATGCGAGTTCAGCGGAACGCGACAGGCGCTCTCCTCAACATGACACATTCGG ACGAGAACCGACAACAGTTGGTCAACGCTGGAGCTATCCCAGTGCTGGTTCAGCTTCTCTCCTCGCCCGACGTTGATGTCCAGTACTACTGTACAACAGCTCTCAGCAACATTGCTGTTGACGCAAGCAACCGACGGAAGCTGGCGCAGACTGAGCCCAAGCTGGTTCAGTCATTGGTCAACCTTATGGACTCAACATCCCCCAAGGTCCAGTGTCAGGCCGCCCTTGCTCTTCGAAACCTTGCCTCGGACGAAAAATACCAGCTTGATATTGTCCGAGCCAACGGTCTGCACCcgctcctccgtctcctACAATCCTCTTATCTGCCGCTCATTCTCTCCGCTGTCGCCTGTATACGAAATATCTCGATCCACCCTATGAACGAATCTCCTATTATCGAAACCAACTTCCTCAAGCCCCTCGTCGATCTTCTTGGATCAACCGACAACGAAGAGATTCAGTGTCACGCTATCTCGACTCTCCGAAACTTGGCTGCTAGCTCTGATCGCAACAAGGCACTCGTTTTGGATGCTGGTGCTGTGCAAAAGTGCAAACAGCTGGTTCTGGATGTCCCGGTTACTGTTCAGTCTGAGATGACGGCTGCTATTGCAGTCCTTGCCCTTAGTGATGACCTCAAGTCTCATCTGCTGAATCTGGGAGTGTGCGCTGTTCTGATTCCGCTGACGCACTCGCCGAGCATCGAGGTTCAAGGCAACAGCGCTGCTGCGCTAGGCAACCTCTCCTCTAAAG TTGGTGATTACTCCATCTTTGTGCAGAACTGGACGGAGCCTCAGGGCGGAATTCATGGATACCTCTGCCGGTTCCTTCAGTCCGGTGACGCGACTTTCCAGCACATTGCTGTCTGGACTCTGCTCCAGCTGTTCGAATCTGAGGACAAGACTTTGATTGGGCTCATCGGTAAGGCCGAGGATATCATCGAGCACATTCGAAACATTGCAAACCGTCAGATCGAGCCCAGCGACGAattcgaggatgaggacgagggcgaaGTCGTCAACCTGGCCCAGCGCTGCCTGGAGCTTCTGGGACAGAGCATGTCCAAGGCGCATATCGAAGGCTGA
- a CDS encoding Mitochondrial inner membrane protease subunit: MAFHFARRPVRATVSFVKAACLVHLGITYGYTISPAQGPSMLPTFTVDGDWILCDHTRRYGRGVSVGDLVVYRIPVFTNQWGVKRVTGMPGDYVSVGTPGDPGEELMIQVPEGHCWITGDNLPASRDSRHFGPLPLALVAGTTIAKVLPWNERKWIKNGLETPPDLD, encoded by the exons ATGGCCTTTCACTTTGCGCGCCGTCCGGTGCGTGCGACGGTATCCTTTGTCAAGGCAGCCTGTCTCGTCCACCTCGGCATCACCTACGGCTACACCATCAGTCCAGCCCAAGGTCCCTCTATGCTTCCAACCTTCACCGTTGATGGCGATTGGATTCTATGCGATCATACCCGTCGCTATGGTCGTGGAGTCTCTGTCGGAGATCTTGTTGTCTACCGGATTCCCGTCTTTACCAACCAATGGGGTGTTAAACGAGTAACGGGCATGCCGGGCGACTACGTCTCAGTAGGGACACCGGGAGATCCAGGTGAAGAGTTGATGATTCAG GTCCCAGAAGGCCACTGCTGGATCACAGGAGATAATCTCCCTGCTTCTCGAGACTCGAGGCATTTCGGCCCCTTGCCTCTAGCTCTCGTCGCTGGCaccaccatcgccaaggtcCTGCCATGGAACGAGCGGAAATGGATAAAGAACGGTCTTGAGACCCCTCCAGATTTAGACTAA